The Streptomyces sp. NBC_00440 genome contains a region encoding:
- the glyA gene encoding serine hydroxymethyltransferase → MSLLDSSLHELDPDVAAAVDAELVRQQSTLEMIASENFAPVAVMEAQGSVLTNKYAEGYPGRRYYGGCEHVDVIETIAIDRVKALFGAEHANVQPHSGAQANAAAMFALLKPGDTIMGLNLAHGGHLTHGMKINFSGKLYNVVAYHVDEETGQVDMAEVARLAKESQPKLIVAGWSAYPRQLDFAAFRKIADEVGAYLMVDMAHFAGLVAAGLHPSPVPHAHVVTTTTHKTLGGPRGGVILSTAELAKKINSAVFPGQQGGPLEHVIAAKAVSFKVAATDDFKERQQRTLDGSRILAERLVQADVTEHGVSVLSGGTDVHLVLVDLRNSELDGQQAEDRLHEIGITVNRNAVPNDPRPPMVTSGLRIGTPALATRGFQAEDFSEVADIIAGALKPAYDREALAARVTALAEKFPLYPGLK, encoded by the coding sequence ATGTCACTTCTTGACTCCTCCCTCCACGAGCTCGACCCGGACGTCGCCGCCGCTGTCGACGCCGAGCTGGTCCGCCAGCAGTCCACCCTCGAAATGATCGCCTCCGAGAACTTCGCTCCGGTCGCGGTCATGGAGGCCCAGGGCTCGGTCCTCACCAACAAGTACGCCGAGGGCTACCCGGGCCGCCGCTACTACGGCGGCTGTGAACACGTCGATGTGATCGAGACGATCGCGATCGACCGCGTCAAGGCGCTCTTCGGCGCCGAGCACGCCAACGTCCAGCCGCACTCGGGCGCCCAGGCGAACGCCGCCGCGATGTTCGCGCTGCTCAAGCCCGGTGACACGATCATGGGTCTGAACCTCGCCCACGGCGGGCACCTGACCCACGGCATGAAGATCAACTTCTCCGGGAAGCTCTACAACGTGGTCGCGTACCACGTCGACGAGGAGACCGGCCAGGTCGACATGGCCGAGGTCGCGCGCCTGGCCAAGGAGTCCCAGCCGAAGCTGATCGTGGCCGGCTGGTCCGCCTACCCGCGCCAGCTGGACTTCGCCGCGTTCCGCAAGATCGCGGACGAGGTCGGCGCGTACCTGATGGTCGACATGGCGCACTTCGCGGGCCTGGTGGCCGCAGGCCTCCACCCGTCGCCCGTGCCGCACGCGCACGTCGTCACCACGACCACGCACAAGACGCTGGGCGGCCCGCGCGGTGGTGTCATCCTCTCCACCGCTGAGCTCGCCAAGAAGATCAACTCCGCGGTCTTCCCCGGTCAGCAGGGCGGCCCGCTGGAGCACGTGATCGCGGCCAAGGCGGTCTCCTTCAAGGTCGCGGCGACGGACGACTTCAAGGAGCGCCAGCAGCGCACCCTGGACGGCTCCCGCATCCTGGCCGAGCGTCTGGTGCAGGCCGATGTCACCGAGCACGGTGTCTCCGTCCTGTCCGGCGGCACCGATGTGCACCTGGTCCTGGTGGACCTGCGCAACTCGGAGCTGGACGGCCAGCAGGCCGAGGACCGTCTCCACGAGATCGGTATCACGGTCAACCGCAACGCCGTCCCGAACGACCCGCGCCCCCCGATGGTCACGTCGGGGCTCCGGATCGGCACGCCGGCTCTGGCCACCCGCGGTTTCCAGGCCGAGGACTTCTCCGAGGTCGCGGACATCATCGCGGGCGCGCTGAAGCCGGCCTACGACCGGGAGGCGCTGGCCGCACGGGTCACCGCGCTGGCCGAGAAGT
- the gcvT gene encoding glycine cleavage system aminomethyltransferase GcvT: MSPTPRLTALDALHRSLGATMTDFAGWDMPLRYGSERDEHIAVRTHAGLFDLSHMGEITVSGPQAVRLLDHALVGNISTVGNGRARYTMICQEDGGILDDLIVYRLGEQEYMVVANAGNAQVVLDALTARAGGFDAVVRDDRDAYALLAVQGPESSGILKSLTDADLDGLKYYAGLPGTVAGVQALIARTGYTGEDGFELFVAPSDAEKLWQALTEAGAPAGLVPCGLSCRDTLRLEAGMPLYGHELTTALTPFDAGLGRVVKFEKEGDFVGRASLEAAAERAAAAPPRKLVGLIAEGRRVPRSGYQVVADGQVVGEVTSGAPSPTLGRPIAMAYVDAAHAEPGTSGVGVDIRGTHEPYEVVALPFYKRQK, encoded by the coding sequence ATGAGCCCCACGCCCCGCCTCACAGCACTCGACGCCCTGCACAGGTCGCTCGGCGCGACCATGACCGACTTCGCGGGCTGGGACATGCCGCTGCGCTACGGCAGTGAGCGCGACGAGCACATCGCCGTACGGACGCACGCCGGCCTCTTCGACCTCTCCCACATGGGCGAGATCACCGTCAGCGGCCCGCAGGCCGTGCGGCTGCTCGATCACGCGCTGGTCGGCAACATCAGCACCGTCGGCAACGGCCGCGCCCGCTACACCATGATCTGCCAGGAGGACGGCGGGATCCTGGACGACCTGATCGTGTACCGGCTCGGCGAGCAGGAGTACATGGTCGTCGCCAACGCGGGCAACGCCCAGGTGGTCCTGGACGCGCTCACCGCCCGCGCGGGCGGCTTCGACGCCGTCGTACGGGACGACCGTGACGCGTACGCCCTGCTGGCCGTACAGGGGCCGGAATCCTCCGGCATCCTGAAATCGCTGACGGACGCCGATCTGGACGGGCTGAAGTACTACGCGGGCCTGCCCGGCACCGTCGCCGGCGTCCAGGCGCTCATCGCCAGGACCGGCTACACGGGCGAGGACGGGTTCGAGCTGTTCGTCGCCCCGTCCGACGCCGAGAAGCTCTGGCAGGCGCTGACCGAGGCGGGCGCACCGGCCGGTCTGGTGCCCTGCGGCCTCTCCTGCCGCGACACCCTGCGCCTGGAGGCGGGCATGCCCCTCTACGGCCATGAGCTGACCACCGCGCTGACCCCCTTCGACGCCGGTCTCGGCCGGGTCGTCAAGTTCGAGAAGGAGGGCGACTTCGTCGGGCGCGCGTCCCTGGAGGCGGCCGCCGAGCGCGCGGCGGCGGCCCCGCCGCGCAAACTGGTCGGCCTGATCGCGGAGGGCCGCCGGGTCCCCCGCTCGGGCTACCAGGTCGTCGCGGACGGCCAGGTCGTCGGCGAGGTCACGTCGGGCGCCCCTTCGCCGACGCTGGGCAGGCCGATCGCCATGGCGTACGTCGACGCGGCCCACGCGGAGCCCGGCACGTCCGGTGTGGGCGTGGACATCCGCGGTACCCATGAGCCGTACGAGGTCGTGGCCCTCCCCTTCTACAAGCGCCAGAAGTGA
- the gcvH gene encoding glycine cleavage system protein GcvH: MSNPQQLRYSKEHEWLSVAEDGVSTVGITEFAANALGDVVYAQLPEAGSTVAAGETCGELESTKSVSDLYAPVSGEITEVNQDVIDDPSLVNTAPYEGGWLFKVRVTGEPDDLLSADEYAALSAGN; the protein is encoded by the coding sequence ATGAGCAACCCCCAGCAGCTGCGTTACAGCAAGGAGCACGAGTGGCTGTCGGTCGCCGAGGACGGCGTCTCGACGGTCGGCATCACGGAGTTCGCGGCCAACGCGCTCGGTGACGTCGTCTACGCCCAGCTCCCTGAGGCCGGGTCCACGGTCGCCGCGGGCGAGACCTGCGGTGAGCTGGAGTCGACCAAGTCGGTCAGCGATCTGTACGCCCCGGTTTCCGGTGAGATCACCGAGGTCAACCAGGACGTCATCGACGACCCGTCGCTGGTGAACACCGCCCCGTACGAGGGCGGTTGGCTGTTCAAGGTGCGCGTCACCGGCGAGCCGGACGACCTGCTCTCCGCCGACGAGTACGCCGCTCTCTCCGCCGGCAACTAG
- a CDS encoding ABC transporter ATP-binding protein, which yields MSDVRKKGSGEPAKSGPAGAPSEDAKSFLSVRDLRIHFDTDDGLVKSVDGVSFDLKAGQTLGIVGESGSGKSVTSLGIMGLHNSDRARISGEIWLDGEELIGAGPERVRNLRGQKMSMIFQDPLSALHPYYSIGAQIVEAYRVHNKVDKKTARTRAVEMLDRVGIPEPQRRFEDYPHQFSGGMRQRAMIAMSLVNNPELLIADEPTTALDVTVQAQILDLIRDLQSEFGSAVVIITHDLGVVAEIADELLVMYAGRCIERGSAEKVFYGPQHPYTWGLLGSMPRIDREQTERLVPVKGSPPSLINVPSGCAFHPRCPYADVPKDNITRTERPELREGTEGHFSACHMTKAQREKIWTEEIAPKL from the coding sequence ATGAGCGACGTGCGCAAGAAGGGTTCCGGCGAGCCCGCGAAGAGCGGCCCGGCCGGTGCGCCGTCCGAGGACGCCAAGAGCTTCCTCTCGGTGCGGGACCTGCGGATCCACTTCGACACCGACGACGGCCTGGTCAAGTCCGTGGACGGCGTCAGCTTCGACCTGAAGGCCGGTCAGACGCTCGGCATCGTCGGCGAGTCCGGCTCGGGCAAGTCCGTGACCTCACTGGGGATCATGGGCCTGCACAACTCGGACCGGGCGCGGATCTCCGGTGAGATCTGGCTCGACGGCGAGGAGCTGATCGGAGCGGGGCCCGAGCGGGTCCGCAATCTCCGCGGCCAGAAGATGTCCATGATCTTCCAGGACCCGCTGTCGGCGCTGCACCCGTACTACAGCATCGGCGCGCAGATCGTGGAGGCCTACCGCGTCCACAACAAGGTCGACAAGAAGACCGCGCGCACGCGTGCGGTCGAGATGCTCGACCGGGTCGGCATCCCCGAGCCGCAACGGCGCTTCGAGGACTACCCGCACCAGTTCTCCGGCGGTATGCGCCAGCGCGCGATGATCGCGATGTCTCTGGTCAACAACCCCGAACTGCTCATCGCCGACGAGCCGACGACCGCCCTGGACGTGACTGTCCAGGCGCAGATCCTCGACCTCATCCGCGATCTGCAGAGTGAGTTCGGCTCGGCGGTCGTCATCATCACCCACGACCTCGGCGTCGTCGCCGAGATCGCGGACGAGCTCCTGGTGATGTACGCGGGCCGCTGCATCGAGCGCGGCTCGGCCGAGAAGGTCTTCTACGGGCCCCAGCACCCCTACACCTGGGGGCTGCTGGGCTCCATGCCGCGCATCGACCGTGAGCAGACCGAGCGTCTGGTGCCCGTCAAGGGCTCCCCGCCCAGCCTGATCAACGTGCCGTCCGGCTGCGCCTTCCACCCGCGCTGCCCGTACGCCGACGTGCCCAAGGACAACATCACCCGCACCGAGCGTCCTGAGCTGCGGGAGGGCACGGAGGGGCACTTCTCCGCGTGCCACATGACGAAGGCGCAGCGGGAAAAGATCTGGACCGAAGAGATTGCGCCGAAGCTGTGA
- a CDS encoding ABC transporter substrate-binding protein: protein MKSRKTAAAIAATVALGLAATACGSSDSGSGGSHAKADAALTSIVNKTDKKGGTVTYEHASGPDSLDPGNTYYGWVQNFSRLYARALVTFKPAPGKEGLKIVPDLATSLGKATPDAKTWTYHIRKGVKFQDGSVITSKDVKYAVERTFAREALSNGPTYFSTYLKGGDKYKGPYKDKSPGGLKSIETPDDSTIVFHLDKPFADMDYLASFSQTAPVPQKADKGASYVQNIVSSGPYKFASYSESRGATLVRNPQWDPKTDPIRKALPNKIVLNFNVQPTTVDEHLLNDTSTADIAGTGLQSKTQPKVITKATEKAKTDDPYAGALQYLALNVHVKPFDNADCRKAVQYVADKADMVDAIGGEVRGDPATTVIPPGVSGYKKFDLYPTAGNKGNVAKAKQYLAKCGKPKGFKTTLTARSDRPDEVTSATQLQQSLKKIGIVADIKTFPSDKYFTDFAGVPDWVHKNDAGMMMMAWGADWPAGFGYIDQIVDGKAIKASGGTNLMELNDPKINAEIVKGIGTLDTAKRNATWGTVDQMVMENASLVPLFYRKNLLYRPDSAANVTVSQAYLGMYDYALMTSTK from the coding sequence ATGAAGAGCAGAAAGACGGCAGCGGCCATAGCCGCGACGGTAGCGCTGGGGCTCGCTGCCACCGCTTGCGGGAGCAGTGACAGTGGCAGCGGGGGCAGCCACGCCAAGGCCGACGCAGCTCTGACCAGCATCGTCAACAAGACCGACAAGAAGGGGGGAACGGTCACTTACGAGCACGCCAGTGGCCCGGACTCCCTGGACCCCGGCAACACGTACTACGGCTGGGTGCAGAACTTCTCCCGGCTCTACGCGCGTGCACTGGTGACCTTCAAGCCGGCTCCGGGCAAGGAAGGGCTCAAGATCGTGCCCGACCTGGCGACGAGCCTCGGCAAGGCCACGCCGGACGCCAAGACCTGGACGTACCACATCCGCAAGGGCGTGAAGTTCCAGGACGGCTCCGTGATCACCTCGAAGGACGTCAAGTACGCCGTCGAGCGGACCTTCGCCCGTGAGGCGCTGTCCAACGGGCCCACGTACTTCAGCACGTACCTCAAGGGCGGCGACAAGTACAAGGGTCCCTACAAGGACAAGTCGCCCGGCGGCCTCAAGTCCATCGAGACCCCGGACGACTCCACGATCGTCTTCCACCTGGACAAGCCGTTCGCGGACATGGACTACCTGGCCTCGTTCTCGCAGACGGCGCCGGTGCCGCAGAAGGCCGACAAGGGCGCTTCGTACGTCCAGAACATCGTGTCATCGGGCCCGTACAAGTTCGCCTCGTACAGCGAGAGCCGGGGCGCGACGCTGGTCCGCAACCCGCAGTGGGACCCGAAGACGGACCCGATCCGCAAGGCGCTGCCGAACAAGATCGTCCTGAACTTCAACGTCCAGCCGACGACCGTCGACGAGCACCTGCTCAACGACACCAGTACGGCGGACATCGCCGGTACCGGTCTTCAGTCCAAGACCCAGCCGAAGGTCATCACCAAGGCCACCGAGAAGGCGAAGACGGACGACCCGTACGCCGGCGCGCTGCAGTACCTCGCGCTGAACGTGCACGTGAAGCCGTTCGACAACGCCGACTGCCGCAAGGCCGTGCAGTACGTCGCGGACAAGGCCGACATGGTCGACGCGATCGGCGGCGAGGTCCGGGGTGACCCGGCGACGACCGTCATCCCGCCGGGTGTCTCGGGCTACAAGAAGTTCGACCTGTACCCGACTGCCGGCAACAAGGGCAACGTTGCCAAGGCCAAGCAGTACCTGGCCAAGTGCGGTAAGCCCAAGGGCTTCAAGACGACGCTGACCGCCCGCTCCGACCGTCCCGACGAGGTCACCAGCGCCACGCAGCTCCAGCAGAGCCTGAAGAAGATCGGCATCGTCGCCGACATCAAGACGTTCCCGTCGGACAAGTACTTCACCGACTTCGCGGGCGTCCCGGACTGGGTCCACAAGAACGACGCCGGAATGATGATGATGGCGTGGGGCGCCGACTGGCCGGCCGGCTTCGGCTACATCGACCAGATCGTCGACGGCAAGGCCATCAAGGCCTCCGGTGGCACCAACCTGATGGAGCTCAACGACCCGAAGATCAACGCGGAGATCGTCAAGGGCATCGGGACGCTGGACACCGCGAAGCGCAACGCCACCTGGGGCACGGTCGACCAGATGGTGATGGAGAACGCCTCGCTGGTGCCGCTGTTCTACCGCAAGAACCTGCTCTACCGCCCGGACTCGGCGGCGAACGTAACGGTCAGCCAGGCGTACCTCGGCATGTACGACTACGCGCTGATGACCTCGACCAAGTAA
- a CDS encoding ABC transporter ATP-binding protein — translation MVGQEWRRADAAPEVTSGGPRVTPGRLVRPGREAAGRRPPAVRDLRRRAGRSPDRLVFAAGDVVVLSGLPGSGKSTLLRRAAGARGIDSQDTRDRWERRMPGLLPYWSYRPLVRAAHYGRLWRVLRSGAGVVVHDCGTHSWVRALLVRAARRRRSALHLLLLDVAPGVALAGQTERGRKVSAYAFARHRRAVAGLVRNAERARLPAGCGSVVLLDRDAAAALRRIGFGAAA, via the coding sequence ATGGTGGGGCAGGAGTGGCGGCGTGCTGATGCGGCGCCCGAAGTGACATCCGGGGGGCCGCGGGTGACGCCCGGGCGGCTCGTACGGCCCGGACGGGAGGCGGCCGGCCGCAGACCGCCCGCGGTGCGGGACCTGCGCAGGCGGGCCGGCCGCAGCCCGGACCGCCTGGTGTTCGCCGCCGGGGACGTGGTGGTCCTGTCCGGCCTCCCGGGCAGCGGGAAGTCCACGTTGTTACGCAGGGCCGCCGGGGCGCGCGGGATCGACTCGCAGGACACCCGGGACCGCTGGGAGCGCCGGATGCCCGGCCTGCTGCCGTACTGGAGCTACCGCCCGCTGGTCCGGGCCGCCCACTACGGCAGGCTGTGGCGCGTCCTGCGCTCGGGTGCCGGTGTCGTCGTGCACGACTGCGGCACGCACTCCTGGGTGCGCGCCCTGCTGGTCAGGGCGGCACGGCGGCGCCGGAGCGCCCTGCACCTGCTGCTGCTCGACGTGGCGCCCGGGGTGGCGCTGGCCGGTCAGACGGAGCGTGGCCGGAAGGTCTCCGCCTACGCCTTCGCCCGGCACCGCAGGGCGGTCGCCGGGCTGGTCCGGAACGCCGAGCGGGCGCGGCTGCCCGCGGGGTGCGGTTCGGTCGTGCTGCTCGACCGGGACGCGGCGGCCGCACTGCGCAGGATCGGGTTCGGGGCGGCGGCGTGA
- a CDS encoding ABC transporter permease, which translates to MAAYIIRRVFAAVLLLLVVSAVTFAIFFLVPRLGGQTTDSMAAQFVGKSPDPATLAAVKKNLGLDQPLYEQYWHFIKGIVVGANYHFGPDPAVCHAPCFGYSFKTHSAVWPEIEQRIPVTLSLAVGAAVIWVITGVATGVLSALKRGSLVDRLAMGVALAGVSLPMFFTGLVSLALFSFHWTIWGDLRFVSFTDNPAEWAWNLILPWCTLAFLYSALYARLTRAGMLETMGEDYIRTARAKGLRERNVVVKHGLRAALTPLVTIFGMDFALLIGGAVITETVFSFQGMGAYAIQGVTRSDLPIVMGVTLVAAFFIVVCNLLVDLVYAAIDPRVRLS; encoded by the coding sequence GTGGCTGCGTACATCATCCGACGCGTATTCGCCGCGGTGTTGCTGCTGCTGGTGGTCAGCGCAGTCACCTTCGCGATCTTCTTCCTCGTCCCCCGCCTCGGCGGGCAGACGACCGACTCCATGGCCGCCCAGTTCGTGGGCAAGAGCCCCGACCCCGCGACGCTCGCCGCGGTCAAGAAGAACCTGGGGCTCGACCAGCCCCTCTACGAGCAGTACTGGCACTTCATCAAGGGCATCGTTGTCGGCGCGAACTACCACTTCGGGCCCGACCCCGCGGTGTGCCACGCGCCGTGCTTCGGCTACTCCTTCAAGACCCACTCGGCCGTCTGGCCCGAGATCGAGCAGCGTATTCCGGTGACGCTGTCGCTCGCGGTCGGTGCGGCGGTCATCTGGGTCATCACCGGTGTCGCGACCGGCGTGCTCTCCGCACTCAAGCGGGGCTCGCTCGTCGACCGGCTGGCGATGGGCGTGGCACTGGCCGGCGTCTCGCTGCCGATGTTCTTCACCGGTCTCGTCTCGCTCGCCCTGTTCAGCTTCCACTGGACGATCTGGGGCGATCTGCGGTTCGTGTCCTTCACGGACAATCCGGCGGAGTGGGCCTGGAACCTGATCCTCCCCTGGTGCACCCTCGCCTTCCTGTACTCGGCGCTCTACGCCCGGCTCACCCGGGCCGGGATGCTGGAGACCATGGGCGAGGACTACATCAGAACCGCGCGGGCCAAGGGTCTGCGGGAGCGGAACGTGGTCGTCAAGCACGGCCTGCGCGCCGCGCTGACCCCGCTCGTCACCATCTTCGGGATGGACTTCGCGCTGCTCATCGGCGGCGCGGTCATCACGGAGACCGTCTTCTCCTTCCAGGGGATGGGGGCCTACGCCATCCAGGGCGTGACCCGCAGCGACCTCCCGATCGTCATGGGTGTGACGCTGGTGGCCGCCTTCTTCATCGTTGTCTGCAACCTGCTGGTGGACCTTGTGTACGCCGCGATCGACCCCCGGGTGAGGCTCTCATGA
- a CDS encoding enhanced serine sensitivity protein SseB C-terminal domain-containing protein, with the protein MSASGTAAGQVEQMLLQVTPGRYDAYEALLQALADSQVWMLLWHGQAGSPDAQYGNMEIEGLGYAPCVTSAQELAVSGWNRSHEVVTGRDIARSLYPDHWGIWLNPHAPGGGVGIPWTDLRRIATGLDRMPAGPLRLSEPAIEIPQFYALLTQSAHHTPAIRSLSRVWVQPALGTPYLAIGLDLYDTSQQSVDSVRAMMQQSIAAVPEGLPVSTVAMSDAYDPVGMWLRANSRPFYDREAHVAPSPAAGYGYPPVG; encoded by the coding sequence GTGAGTGCGTCGGGCACGGCGGCCGGGCAGGTCGAGCAGATGCTGCTCCAGGTGACCCCCGGGCGGTACGACGCCTATGAGGCACTGCTGCAGGCGCTCGCCGACAGCCAGGTCTGGATGCTGCTCTGGCACGGCCAGGCCGGGTCGCCGGACGCCCAGTACGGGAACATGGAGATCGAAGGTCTCGGTTACGCCCCGTGTGTGACGTCGGCACAGGAGCTGGCGGTCTCCGGCTGGAACCGTTCGCACGAGGTGGTCACAGGACGTGACATCGCCCGTTCCCTCTACCCCGACCACTGGGGAATCTGGCTCAATCCCCATGCCCCCGGCGGCGGTGTCGGCATCCCCTGGACCGATCTGCGGCGCATCGCCACCGGTCTGGACCGGATGCCGGCCGGGCCACTGCGGCTATCCGAGCCGGCCATCGAGATCCCGCAGTTCTACGCGCTGCTGACGCAGAGCGCCCACCACACCCCGGCGATCCGCTCGTTGAGCCGCGTCTGGGTGCAGCCCGCGCTCGGCACCCCGTATCTGGCCATCGGGCTCGATCTGTACGACACAAGCCAGCAGTCCGTGGATTCGGTGCGGGCGATGATGCAGCAGTCGATCGCCGCGGTGCCCGAGGGGCTGCCCGTCTCGACCGTGGCGATGTCCGATGCGTACGACCCGGTCGGGATGTGGCTGCGGGCCAACTCCCGCCCCTTTTACGACCGTGAGGCCCATGTGGCGCCCTCTCCCGCGGCGGGATACGGCTACCCGCCGGTAGGCTGA
- a CDS encoding enhanced serine sensitivity protein SseB — MAWPGNELEEVLTASVGNPAAGGRLIEVLGRSNLWVPLPNGGGQDSSSLDLPTVDIEGGAYVPVFSSEAQFLQCVGSHYSFAVAPAVEFARGLPPQLGVVVNPGGAIGMPLPPAAVAELCRSGRTSLDGPATGGRVRLFEPDWQEEPVDFLSAAAGEFEESGVVLSARRALASIEGGDPVLFVGVEFATWDGAGRNAPMDALGRALHRVEVPWPVNLVLLDVAQDPVADWMLDKVRPFYVRADAVGPVL, encoded by the coding sequence ATGGCATGGCCGGGAAATGAGCTCGAAGAGGTCCTGACCGCATCGGTCGGGAACCCCGCCGCGGGCGGCCGGCTGATCGAGGTGCTGGGGCGCAGCAACCTCTGGGTCCCGCTGCCCAACGGCGGAGGGCAGGACAGCAGTTCGCTCGACCTGCCCACCGTGGACATCGAGGGCGGGGCCTATGTCCCCGTCTTCAGCTCCGAGGCGCAGTTCCTCCAGTGCGTCGGCTCGCACTACTCCTTCGCGGTGGCCCCGGCGGTCGAGTTCGCCCGCGGGCTGCCGCCGCAGCTGGGCGTCGTGGTGAATCCGGGCGGTGCGATCGGTATGCCGCTGCCGCCGGCCGCCGTGGCCGAACTGTGCCGGAGCGGCCGGACCTCTCTCGACGGGCCGGCGACCGGCGGCCGGGTGCGGCTCTTCGAGCCGGACTGGCAGGAGGAGCCGGTCGACTTCCTCTCCGCCGCCGCCGGTGAGTTCGAGGAGTCGGGCGTGGTCCTTTCGGCGCGCCGGGCCCTCGCCTCCATCGAGGGCGGCGACCCGGTCCTCTTCGTCGGGGTCGAGTTCGCGACCTGGGACGGTGCGGGCCGCAACGCCCCGATGGACGCGCTCGGCCGGGCGCTGCACCGGGTCGAGGTGCCCTGGCCGGTCAATCTCGTCCTGCTGGACGTGGCGCAGGATCCGGTCGCCGACTGGATGCTGGACAAGGTCAGGCCGTTCTACGTCAGGGCCGACGCCGTGGGGCCGGTGCTGTAG
- a CDS encoding ABC transporter permease, translating to MTAPIETTGSTAEAQPEAVLTGATQSQIEGRSLGRIAWTRFKRDKVAMAGGVVVILLVLVAVLSKPIQAMFGLDPNDFHQNLVDPALLAPKGSFGGISWSHPLGVEPQTGRDILARIIEGSWVSLVVAAGSTLLSVVIGVVMGVVAGFYGGWVDSGISRLMDTFLAFPLLLFAISISASLQGNAFGLSGLTLRICVLIFVIGFFNWPYMGRIVRAQTLSLREREFVEAARSLGARGPFILFRELLPNLIAPILVYSTLLIPTNILFEASLSFLGVGIQPPQASWGGMLSTAVDLYQVDPMFMVIPGLAIFITVLAFNLLGDGLRDALDPRGK from the coding sequence GTGACCGCACCGATCGAGACCACCGGATCGACTGCCGAAGCGCAGCCGGAGGCAGTACTCACGGGGGCCACGCAGAGCCAGATCGAGGGCCGTTCACTCGGCCGGATCGCCTGGACGCGTTTCAAGCGGGACAAGGTCGCCATGGCCGGCGGGGTCGTCGTGATCCTGCTGGTGCTGGTCGCCGTCCTGTCCAAGCCGATCCAGGCGATGTTCGGGCTCGACCCCAACGACTTCCACCAGAACCTGGTCGATCCGGCTCTGCTGGCGCCCAAGGGCAGCTTCGGCGGCATCAGTTGGAGTCACCCGCTCGGTGTGGAGCCGCAGACGGGCCGGGACATCCTGGCGCGCATCATCGAGGGCTCCTGGGTCTCCCTGGTGGTCGCGGCGGGGTCGACGCTCCTCTCGGTCGTCATCGGCGTCGTCATGGGCGTGGTGGCCGGCTTCTACGGCGGCTGGGTGGACAGCGGCATCAGCCGCCTGATGGACACCTTCCTGGCGTTCCCGCTGCTGCTCTTCGCGATCTCCATCTCCGCCTCGTTGCAGGGCAACGCGTTCGGCCTGAGCGGGCTGACGCTCCGTATCTGCGTACTGATCTTCGTGATCGGCTTCTTCAACTGGCCCTACATGGGCCGTATTGTCCGGGCGCAGACGCTGAGTCTGCGTGAACGGGAGTTCGTCGAGGCCGCCCGCTCGCTGGGGGCCCGCGGGCCCTTCATCCTCTTCCGCGAGCTGCTCCCGAACCTGATCGCGCCGATCCTCGTCTACTCGACGCTGCTGATCCCCACCAACATCCTCTTCGAGGCGTCCCTGAGCTTCCTCGGCGTGGGCATCCAGCCGCCGCAGGCCTCCTGGGGCGGCATGTTGTCCACCGCGGTCGACCTCTACCAGGTCGACCCGATGTTCATGGTCATTCCCGGCCTGGCGATCTTCATCACCGTGCTGGCCTTCAATCTGCTGGGGGACGGGCTGCGCGACGCACTCGACCCCCGTGGCAAGTAA